A single window of Kitasatospora sp. HUAS MG31 DNA harbors:
- a CDS encoding VOC family protein: MAVTTTTHLNFRGAAREALAFYQSVFGGRTVVVTYQDAGNVQNESEADWVMWGEVVADDGFHVMAYDVPSPLAWDQGDNPFFVSVRGEDADEISALWQKLSHGSTVVRPLEAAPWAPLYGMLTDRFGVTWVVDVATPYRG; this comes from the coding sequence ATGGCTGTCACGACCACCACCCACCTGAACTTCCGGGGCGCCGCGCGTGAGGCGCTGGCCTTCTACCAGTCGGTGTTCGGCGGGCGCACCGTCGTCGTCACCTACCAGGACGCCGGCAACGTTCAGAACGAGAGCGAGGCGGACTGGGTGATGTGGGGCGAGGTCGTCGCGGACGACGGCTTCCACGTCATGGCCTACGACGTGCCCTCCCCGTTGGCCTGGGACCAGGGCGACAACCCGTTCTTCGTCTCCGTACGCGGCGAGGACGCCGACGAGATCAGCGCCCTGTGGCAGAAGCTGTCGCACGGCTCGACGGTGGTGCGGCCCCTGGAGGCCGCGCCGTGGGCACCGCTGTACGGCATGCTCACCGACCGCTTCGGTGTGACCTGGGTCGTTGACGTCGCCACTCCCTACCGAGGCTGA
- a CDS encoding SDR family oxidoreductase codes for MRAAPAGRGTEQGRGRVLVLGAGYLASRVGRRMAALGHGVTLSSRRRPAGVPGGPAGWHPVDVRDRGSVRALVDAVRPDAVVLAHGPSDITWCEANPGPTAAAHGGGARHLAEVLGGRRALLVSTDNVFPGRRASYGESDATEPANAYGRAKLAAEDTLLAAGGVLVLRASLVYGWDPTGLRPNFFTTCAQKLSAGQPVTVPEGRWNSPVLVDDVADWAAALLGGPHTGVVHLGGPRRLSRVEWARHIARCCGADPDLVRPAPQGDTAYACRPRNACLHSERSALLPELAGLEPADVLEASEKLISEGRPW; via the coding sequence GTGAGGGCGGCGCCGGCGGGACGGGGGACGGAGCAGGGCCGCGGGCGTGTCCTGGTCCTCGGGGCGGGCTATCTGGCGAGCCGGGTCGGGCGGCGGATGGCCGCGCTCGGGCACGGTGTCACCCTGAGTTCGCGCCGGCGGCCCGCCGGTGTGCCGGGCGGCCCGGCCGGCTGGCACCCGGTGGACGTCCGGGACCGGGGCTCGGTGCGCGCGCTGGTGGACGCGGTGCGCCCGGATGCCGTGGTGCTGGCGCACGGCCCGTCCGACATCACCTGGTGCGAGGCCAACCCCGGGCCGACCGCCGCCGCCCACGGTGGCGGGGCGCGGCACCTGGCGGAGGTCCTGGGCGGCCGCCGGGCGCTGCTGGTCTCCACGGACAACGTGTTCCCGGGACGGCGGGCGAGTTACGGCGAGTCGGACGCCACCGAGCCGGCCAACGCCTACGGCCGGGCGAAGCTCGCCGCCGAGGACACGCTGCTCGCGGCGGGCGGCGTCCTCGTCCTGCGGGCCAGCCTGGTCTACGGTTGGGACCCGACCGGTCTGCGTCCGAACTTCTTCACCACCTGCGCCCAGAAGTTGAGCGCCGGTCAGCCGGTGACGGTGCCCGAGGGCCGGTGGAACAGTCCGGTGCTCGTCGACGACGTCGCCGACTGGGCCGCCGCGCTGCTGGGCGGCCCGCACACCGGTGTCGTGCACCTCGGCGGTCCGCGGCGGCTCAGCAGGGTGGAGTGGGCGCGGCACATCGCGCGGTGCTGCGGCGCCGACCCCGACCTGGTCCGCCCGGCACCGCAGGGGGACACCGCCTACGCGTGCCGGCCGCGCAACGCCTGCCTGCACAGCGAGCGTTCCGCCCTGCTGCCCGAGCTCGCGGGGCTGGAGCCGGCGGACGTACTGGAAGCCAGCGAGAAGCTCATCTCCGAGGGAAGACCATGGTGA
- a CDS encoding carbohydrate kinase family protein, translating into MAEVDVLVVGGVGVDTIVRVPRLPLPERETIRVPPIERYVGHTGNGVALGCHHLGLRTHFTDVIGDDPEGDLVLDHYARAGLPFEYRLHPSGTRRSVNLVDPQGARISLYDGRHPAGLTVDPDLYRGALLRSRHVHVSLIDWARHALADAVAAGLSTSTDLHNWDGREEYRQDFAYGADLVFLSAGRIGGRIEEVGESVLRRGRARAVVVMAGGEGSHLLVPGQPLRHVPPVAVPASEVVDTNGAGDSFVAGFLYAWLAGRDWWTCARAGSLAGAHAVRRAGTHTSFIDARELDRGLAAEG; encoded by the coding sequence ATGGCTGAGGTGGACGTCCTGGTGGTGGGCGGGGTGGGGGTGGACACCATCGTCCGGGTGCCCCGGCTGCCGCTGCCCGAGCGGGAGACCATCCGGGTGCCGCCGATCGAGCGGTACGTCGGGCACACCGGCAACGGGGTGGCGCTGGGCTGCCACCATCTCGGTCTGCGCACCCACTTCACCGATGTGATCGGCGACGATCCGGAGGGCGACCTGGTGCTGGACCACTACGCCCGGGCGGGTCTCCCCTTCGAGTACCGGCTGCATCCGAGCGGGACCCGGCGCTCCGTCAATCTGGTGGACCCGCAGGGGGCGCGGATCTCGCTCTACGACGGCCGTCATCCGGCCGGCCTGACCGTGGACCCCGATCTCTACCGCGGCGCGCTGCTCCGCAGCCGCCACGTCCACGTGTCGCTGATCGACTGGGCGCGGCACGCCCTGGCGGACGCCGTCGCCGCCGGACTGTCCACCTCCACCGACCTGCACAACTGGGACGGCCGGGAGGAGTACCGGCAGGACTTCGCGTACGGCGCCGACCTGGTGTTCCTGTCCGCCGGCAGGATCGGCGGCCGGATCGAGGAGGTCGGCGAGTCCGTCCTCCGCCGGGGCCGGGCCCGGGCGGTGGTGGTGATGGCGGGTGGCGAGGGCAGTCATCTCCTGGTGCCCGGGCAGCCGTTGCGGCACGTCCCGCCGGTCGCCGTGCCGGCCTCGGAGGTGGTCGACACCAACGGGGCCGGCGACAGCTTCGTGGCCGGCTTCCTCTACGCCTGGCTGGCCGGGCGGGACTGGTGGACCTGTGCGCGGGCCGGTTCGCTGGCCGGGGCGCACGCCGTCCGCCGGGCCGGCACCCACACCTCGTTCATCGACGCTCGGGAGTTGGACCGTGGCCTGGCCGCGGAGGGCTGA
- a CDS encoding helix-turn-helix transcriptional regulator, producing the protein MQKTSSRLLTLLSLLQTRRDWSGDDLADRLDVTARTVRRDIDRLRELGYPILTFKGPAGGYRLDAGSHLPPLPFDDDQAVALALALQSAATSTTIGQDASRALATVRQVMPPRLRHRIDLLRVTAVRPPENDDAAPADSRILIDLGNVIHTHAELRFDYGHDRATEHPRRTQPHHLITWRGHWYLLAWDLDREDWRTFRVDRIRPRTPTGPRFTPREVPGGDVSAYVTGRFRGTDGTHTDWPCHGEVILGLPATAVAPFAQDGTVEALGPARCRLTLGSWSWTGLAAALGRFDTDIEVIGPRELNDAFAQLATRYANAARTTTSP; encoded by the coding sequence GTGCAGAAAACGTCTTCGCGGCTGCTCACGCTGCTCTCGTTGCTCCAGACGCGCCGCGACTGGTCGGGCGACGACCTTGCCGACCGCCTCGACGTCACCGCGCGCACGGTTCGCCGCGACATCGACCGGTTGCGGGAACTCGGCTACCCGATCCTGACGTTCAAAGGACCTGCCGGCGGCTACCGGCTGGATGCCGGCTCTCACCTGCCTCCCCTGCCGTTCGACGACGACCAGGCCGTCGCCCTGGCCCTCGCCCTGCAGAGCGCCGCCACCAGCACCACCATCGGCCAGGACGCGTCACGCGCCCTGGCCACCGTCCGCCAGGTCATGCCGCCCCGGCTGCGCCACCGGATCGACCTGCTCCGCGTCACTGCCGTCCGGCCGCCCGAGAACGACGACGCAGCGCCGGCCGACTCCCGGATCCTCATCGACCTGGGCAACGTCATCCACACCCACGCCGAGCTCCGCTTCGACTACGGGCACGACCGCGCCACCGAGCACCCCCGCCGAACACAACCCCACCACCTGATCACCTGGCGCGGCCACTGGTACCTCCTGGCCTGGGACCTGGACCGCGAGGACTGGCGGACATTCCGCGTCGACCGGATCCGGCCCCGCACCCCCACCGGCCCTCGGTTCACCCCGCGCGAGGTCCCCGGAGGTGACGTCTCCGCCTACGTCACCGGACGATTCCGCGGCACCGACGGCACCCACACCGACTGGCCCTGCCACGGCGAAGTCATCCTCGGCCTCCCCGCCACCGCCGTCGCCCCCTTCGCCCAGGACGGCACCGTCGAAGCACTCGGACCCGCCCGATGCCGCCTCACCCTCGGCTCCTGGTCGTGGACCGGCCTGGCCGCCGCCCTCGGCCGTTTCGACACCGACATCGAAGTCATCGGCCCACGCGAGCTCAACGACGCGTTCGCGCAGCTCGCCACCCGCTACGCCAACGCCGCCCGCACCACCACCTCGCCCTGA
- a CDS encoding sugar phosphate isomerase/epimerase family protein, with amino-acid sequence MESGPIRLGLCLAAFAPEGLHGALRAAERAGVRVVDLPADRNLGLVDADRLADPAHHREVRSALAAAGLEAGCVSNSRDTQLLLGPHGPHTDPVLAGPAEAKRAYGLRAALGTVRLAAGLGAPQARVMLGVPDLGRWLSWWGSQVSWQDNTDAWARAAVPVLEEAARLDVEVLVEPHPKQVVYDPASARALLAAVPGVRLCLDPANLAAVGHDPVGAVRGWGRALAAVHAKDLQRWPGAQDPRGDGWSRYGPGPAIRFRALGAGDLPWPEVVSALLDEEYRGVIYVEHEDALLPTEQGAATSLAVLRGLLPSAPARGRTW; translated from the coding sequence ATGGAGAGCGGCCCCATCCGCCTCGGGCTGTGCCTGGCGGCGTTCGCGCCGGAGGGCCTGCACGGCGCGCTCCGCGCCGCCGAGCGGGCCGGGGTGCGGGTGGTCGACCTGCCCGCGGACCGGAACCTCGGCCTGGTCGACGCCGACCGGCTCGCCGACCCGGCCCACCACCGGGAGGTGCGCTCGGCACTCGCCGCCGCCGGACTGGAGGCGGGATGCGTCAGCAACAGCCGCGACACCCAGCTGCTGCTCGGCCCGCACGGCCCGCACACCGACCCCGTGCTGGCGGGCCCCGCCGAGGCCAAACGGGCGTACGGACTGCGGGCGGCCCTCGGCACCGTCCGACTGGCCGCCGGACTCGGGGCACCGCAGGCGAGGGTCATGCTGGGCGTCCCCGACCTCGGCCGCTGGCTGTCCTGGTGGGGCAGCCAGGTCAGCTGGCAGGACAACACCGACGCCTGGGCGCGGGCCGCCGTCCCCGTCCTGGAGGAGGCCGCGCGCCTCGACGTGGAGGTCCTCGTGGAACCGCATCCGAAGCAGGTGGTCTACGACCCGGCCAGCGCCCGGGCGCTGCTCGCCGCCGTCCCCGGCGTGCGGCTGTGCCTGGACCCGGCGAACCTGGCCGCCGTGGGCCACGACCCGGTCGGAGCCGTCCGGGGCTGGGGCCGCGCCCTCGCCGCCGTGCACGCCAAGGACCTCCAGCGGTGGCCCGGGGCGCAGGACCCGCGCGGCGACGGCTGGTCGCGGTACGGACCCGGGCCGGCGATCCGGTTCCGGGCGCTCGGCGCGGGGGACCTGCCCTGGCCCGAGGTGGTCTCCGCGCTGCTCGACGAGGAGTACCGGGGAGTGATCTACGTGGAACACGAGGACGCCCTGCTTCCCACCGAACAGGGGGCGGCCACCTCGCTGGCGGTGCTGCGAGGACTCCTCCCCTCGGCGCCGGCCCGGGGCCGGACATGGTGA
- a CDS encoding MFS transporter produces the protein MWRWRGGGVIGLLAVAVSWGLFWGGWAALLPGIQEELHLSDRELGLSLFAVPAAAVPAMLLTGPLAHRLGRHTLPLVTGVFGLGVLVVGLAGSRAAFTAALLLVGAASGGIEVGLNATLAAWEARDGLRLFNKVHAATPLAMVVAAPAAGLARHLGASPTAVLTVIAVLVGVSAVLAVDPRGWQEQAPAAEGRAGRAVPGSRRPAAALLVLGMVGAVALLMENSVEQWGAIHLVQQLDAGPLLASCGPAAYMTGLSAGRMLTQWRGVRVPDRVLVSVGGAVGGAGLAVGAAAWSVPWALAGYLVAGAGLAPVVPTLLAVVGRGVPAERRSRAISTVTTVSYAGFLASPPLVGLLAGAVGLPTALGVVAAGGLLVAAGGPLVGLMPARPAEREAV, from the coding sequence GTGTGGCGATGGCGAGGCGGCGGCGTGATCGGGCTGCTGGCGGTGGCGGTCAGCTGGGGCCTGTTCTGGGGTGGCTGGGCGGCGCTGCTGCCGGGGATCCAGGAGGAACTCCACCTGTCCGACCGGGAGCTGGGGCTGTCGCTGTTCGCGGTGCCGGCGGCCGCGGTGCCGGCGATGCTGCTGACCGGGCCGTTGGCGCACCGGCTGGGCCGGCACACGCTGCCGCTGGTGACCGGGGTGTTCGGGCTGGGCGTGCTGGTGGTGGGCCTGGCGGGTTCGCGGGCGGCGTTCACGGCCGCTCTGCTGCTGGTCGGTGCGGCGAGCGGCGGGATCGAGGTGGGGCTCAACGCGACGCTGGCGGCCTGGGAGGCGAGGGACGGCCTGCGGCTGTTCAACAAGGTGCACGCGGCGACGCCGCTGGCGATGGTGGTCGCGGCGCCGGCGGCCGGCCTGGCCCGCCATCTGGGTGCCTCCCCGACGGCGGTGCTGACGGTGATCGCCGTCCTGGTGGGGGTGAGCGCGGTGCTGGCCGTCGACCCGCGCGGCTGGCAGGAGCAGGCGCCGGCGGCTGAGGGGCGGGCGGGCCGCGCGGTGCCGGGGAGCCGGCGGCCGGCCGCGGCCCTGCTGGTGCTCGGGATGGTGGGCGCCGTCGCGCTGCTGATGGAGAACAGCGTGGAGCAGTGGGGGGCGATCCACCTGGTCCAGCAGCTGGACGCGGGTCCGCTGCTGGCGAGTTGCGGTCCGGCGGCGTACATGACCGGGTTGTCGGCAGGGCGGATGCTGACGCAGTGGCGGGGTGTGCGGGTGCCGGACCGGGTGCTGGTGTCGGTGGGCGGTGCGGTCGGCGGCGCGGGGCTGGCGGTCGGCGCGGCGGCGTGGAGCGTCCCGTGGGCGCTGGCCGGGTACCTGGTCGCGGGGGCGGGGTTGGCGCCGGTGGTGCCGACGCTGCTGGCGGTGGTCGGGCGCGGGGTCCCCGCGGAGCGGCGGTCCCGGGCGATCTCGACGGTGACGACGGTCTCGTACGCCGGGTTCCTGGCCAGTCCGCCGCTGGTGGGGTTGCTGGCCGGCGCCGTCGGTCTGCCGACGGCGCTCGGGGTGGTGGCGGCGGGCGGTCTGCTGGTGGCCGCCGGAGGGCCGCTCGTGGGCCTGATGCCCGCCCGGCCCGCGGAGCGGGAGGCGGTGTGA
- the aroB gene encoding 3-dehydroquinate synthase gives MADSVRISERLALPPDSDTPIIAAARRRDEYAVHVCRSEAGALARLCPEIGGRRVALITDDSVAHLHARRLAGRLTEAGLDVGMTSFPAGESSKCLDTAARLLDWLAGSSLARRDVVLAVGGGVVIDTVGWVASAYMRGVPYINVPTTLLAHVDAALGGKVAVDHSSAKNLIGAFYQPAAVVSNVGYLRTLDRRHLRAGLAEAVKKGVIASPELFALIERRHADILAADPAATARLVHGASVIKCQLIAKDPYEEDLRRPLNFGHTIGHAVETVAGYEHVLHGEAVAFGMACASRIAERRGLLDAALLRRILGLLREIGLPVHLADLPARVDPVETLHALGQIRKIRDGRLRFVLPVELGATVIADDVTDEEIHAAVTAREGEPGDTDG, from the coding sequence ATGGCTGACAGTGTCAGGATCTCCGAACGGCTCGCGCTGCCACCGGATTCGGATACCCCGATCATCGCCGCGGCGCGGCGCCGGGACGAGTACGCCGTCCATGTCTGCCGCAGCGAGGCCGGCGCCCTGGCGCGTCTGTGCCCGGAGATCGGCGGCCGGCGGGTGGCGCTGATCACCGACGACTCGGTGGCCCACCTGCATGCCCGCCGGCTCGCCGGCCGGCTGACGGAGGCGGGGCTGGACGTCGGGATGACCTCCTTCCCCGCCGGGGAGAGCAGCAAGTGCCTGGACACGGCGGCCCGACTGCTGGACTGGCTGGCGGGAAGTTCCCTGGCGCGCCGGGACGTGGTGCTGGCGGTCGGCGGCGGCGTGGTGATCGACACCGTCGGCTGGGTGGCGAGCGCGTACATGCGGGGCGTGCCGTACATCAACGTGCCCACCACGTTGCTGGCGCACGTGGACGCGGCGCTCGGCGGGAAGGTCGCGGTCGACCACTCCTCCGCGAAGAACCTGATCGGGGCGTTCTACCAGCCGGCGGCCGTGGTCTCCAACGTCGGCTACCTGCGCACCCTCGACCGGCGCCATCTGCGGGCCGGGCTCGCCGAGGCGGTGAAGAAGGGGGTCATCGCCTCGCCGGAACTGTTCGCCCTGATCGAGCGGCGGCACGCCGACATCCTCGCCGCCGATCCCGCGGCGACCGCCCGGCTGGTGCACGGCGCGAGTGTGATCAAGTGTCAGCTGATCGCCAAGGACCCGTACGAGGAGGACCTCAGGCGACCGCTGAACTTCGGTCACACCATCGGCCACGCCGTGGAGACGGTGGCCGGCTACGAGCACGTCCTGCACGGCGAGGCGGTCGCGTTCGGGATGGCCTGCGCGTCCCGGATCGCAGAGCGCCGCGGGCTGCTGGACGCCGCGCTGCTGCGCCGGATCCTCGGGCTGCTCCGCGAGATCGGGCTGCCCGTCCATCTCGCCGACCTGCCCGCGCGGGTGGATCCGGTCGAGACCCTGCACGCCCTGGGGCAGATCCGCAAGATCAGGGACGGCCGCCTGCGGTTCGTCCTGCCGGTGGAACTCGGCGCGACGGTGATCGCCGACGACGTGACCGACGAGGAGATCCACGCGGCGGTGACCGCCCGGGAGGGCGAGCCGGGGGACACGGATGGCTGA
- a CDS encoding sugar phosphate nucleotidyltransferase — MVMVSPDGAGDPAGLRGVRGALLAGGLGERMGPLTARCCKPLVPYAASCRLVDFSLANAVRSGLPELVLLSLHRETDLVRHLRRHWDDRPGTRLHFGPHDRLLRAGPAPGPGTVLPERPAERGTADALLANAEYLFAPGAADLLVQHADHVYDFDYRPMAAAHRARGAQATIGVQRVERRYVPLFGMVETDRDLRVRALVEKPEHPTSDLVFTAFCLLRIDALREVLADLTARGEDGWQHDISRDVLPEMIRQGRPVHAYPVEGYWADIGTVDRYRTEQLKLLERPHPIPPGALPRTLAGAGPRFAPERASLLGADVPAGAVVERSVLHPGCRIEAGARVLGSVVLPGAIVARGVTVRDTVVLADERVASDREGLPVSPPRPGHGPTPERR; from the coding sequence ATGGTGATGGTGAGCCCCGACGGCGCCGGTGACCCGGCCGGCCTCCGGGGCGTCCGGGGCGCCCTGCTGGCCGGCGGCCTGGGTGAACGGATGGGGCCGCTGACCGCCCGCTGCTGCAAACCGCTCGTCCCCTACGCCGCGTCCTGCCGGCTGGTCGACTTCAGCCTGGCGAACGCCGTCCGCTCCGGACTGCCCGAGCTGGTCCTGCTCTCCCTCCACCGCGAGACCGACCTGGTCCGCCACCTGCGCCGGCACTGGGACGACCGGCCCGGCACCAGGCTCCACTTCGGACCGCACGACCGGCTGCTGCGCGCCGGCCCCGCGCCCGGTCCGGGAACCGTGCTGCCCGAGCGCCCCGCCGAACGCGGCACCGCCGACGCCCTGCTGGCCAACGCCGAGTACCTCTTCGCCCCCGGCGCCGCCGACCTGCTCGTCCAGCACGCCGACCACGTCTACGACTTCGACTACCGGCCGATGGCCGCCGCGCACCGTGCCCGCGGTGCCCAGGCCACGATCGGCGTCCAGCGCGTCGAGCGGCGCTACGTCCCGCTGTTCGGCATGGTCGAGACGGACCGGGACCTGCGGGTGCGCGCCCTGGTGGAGAAACCCGAGCACCCCACCTCCGATCTGGTGTTCACCGCGTTCTGCCTGCTGAGGATCGACGCCCTGCGGGAGGTGCTCGCCGACCTGACGGCCCGCGGCGAGGACGGCTGGCAGCACGACATCAGCCGCGACGTCCTGCCCGAGATGATCCGGCAGGGCCGTCCCGTGCACGCCTACCCCGTCGAGGGCTACTGGGCCGACATCGGCACCGTCGACCGGTACCGCACCGAGCAGTTGAAGCTGCTGGAGCGGCCCCACCCGATCCCGCCCGGCGCGCTGCCCCGCACCCTCGCGGGCGCCGGGCCGCGGTTCGCGCCCGAGCGGGCCAGCCTGCTGGGTGCGGACGTCCCGGCGGGCGCGGTGGTCGAACGGAGCGTGCTGCACCCCGGCTGCCGGATCGAGGCGGGCGCCCGCGTCCTGGGGTCGGTGGTCCTGCCCGGGGCGATCGTCGCCCGCGGGGTCACCGTGCGCGACACCGTGGTGCTCGCGGACGAGCGCGTCGCCTCCGACCGGGAGGGACTGCCGGTCAGCCCTCCGCGGCCAGGCCACGGTCCAACTCCCGAGCGTCGATGA
- a CDS encoding trehalose-6-phosphate synthase, producing the protein MVTERRIHLASKRAAVSYAPDPDTGELRPWLAPGGTGNVVAEQAGVLDVSWIASADTEDDRRAARENPEGLSLSLGSGRRIRVKLLHHDRHTFDVVQNFFTAELLWAANNHGWDAWTTPTFDREAYRAMDCFGEFTGDFADALLKSSADAADPVYLVHDYQLIGVPQRLRAQRPQAPVLMFVHIPWPSPDFWRVLPKPIRVGLLEGMLPATTVGFFADRWCRNFLDCVSDLLPDAEVDRERGTVRRHGAVTRVRALPLGYSPLTIAGRAHRLPEGIAAWAGEGPLVVHSGRTDPIKNAERAVRAFVLAVRSDHRLRGARMLVRMNPNRLYVRANAEYVRRVRAAVAEANAELGADSVRWHCDNEVEHTLGCFARADLLVFNSTVDGQNLSAFEAPLVNGRDAEVVLSETCGAAELLGPVCRTVNPFDLVEQAEAIAGALTAPAAQRAEAARRRRAAAEPWTLEAWVRSQLDAVEADHRVRRG; encoded by the coding sequence ATGGTGACGGAACGTCGGATTCATCTGGCCAGCAAGCGGGCCGCCGTGAGCTACGCGCCCGACCCGGACACGGGTGAGCTGCGGCCCTGGCTGGCCCCGGGCGGGACCGGCAACGTGGTGGCCGAGCAGGCCGGGGTGCTGGACGTGTCGTGGATCGCCAGCGCCGACACCGAGGACGACCGCCGGGCCGCCCGGGAGAACCCGGAGGGGCTCAGCCTCTCCCTCGGCTCCGGCCGGCGCATCCGGGTGAAGCTGCTCCACCACGACCGGCACACCTTCGACGTGGTGCAGAACTTCTTCACCGCCGAGCTGCTGTGGGCGGCCAACAACCACGGCTGGGACGCCTGGACCACGCCCACCTTCGACCGGGAGGCGTACCGGGCGATGGACTGCTTCGGCGAGTTCACCGGCGACTTCGCCGACGCCCTGCTGAAGAGCTCGGCCGACGCCGCCGATCCGGTCTACCTGGTGCACGACTACCAGCTGATCGGCGTGCCGCAGCGGCTGCGGGCCCAGCGGCCGCAGGCGCCGGTCCTGATGTTCGTCCACATCCCCTGGCCCTCGCCGGACTTCTGGCGCGTCCTGCCGAAGCCGATCCGGGTCGGCCTGCTGGAGGGCATGCTGCCGGCCACCACCGTCGGCTTCTTCGCCGACCGCTGGTGCCGAAACTTCCTCGACTGCGTGAGCGATCTCCTCCCCGACGCGGAGGTCGACCGCGAGCGGGGCACGGTCCGGCGCCACGGGGCGGTCACCAGGGTCCGGGCCCTGCCGCTCGGCTACAGCCCGTTGACCATCGCGGGGCGGGCGCACCGGCTGCCGGAGGGCATCGCGGCCTGGGCCGGCGAGGGGCCGCTGGTCGTGCACAGCGGGCGGACCGACCCGATCAAGAACGCCGAGCGCGCGGTGCGGGCGTTCGTGCTGGCGGTCCGCTCGGACCACCGGCTGCGCGGCGCCAGGATGCTCGTCCGGATGAACCCGAACCGGCTGTACGTCCGGGCCAACGCCGAGTACGTGCGCCGGGTGCGGGCGGCCGTCGCCGAGGCCAACGCCGAACTGGGCGCGGACTCGGTGCGCTGGCACTGCGACAACGAGGTGGAGCACACCCTCGGCTGCTTCGCCCGGGCCGACCTGCTGGTGTTCAACTCCACGGTGGACGGCCAGAACCTGAGCGCCTTCGAGGCGCCGCTGGTCAACGGGCGCGATGCCGAGGTGGTGCTGTCGGAGACCTGCGGGGCGGCCGAGCTGCTCGGCCCGGTCTGCCGGACCGTCAACCCGTTCGACCTCGTCGAGCAGGCGGAGGCGATCGCCGGTGCGCTGACCGCCCCGGCGGCGCAGCGGGCCGAGGCGGCGCGGCGGCGGCGCGCGGCGGCCGAGCCGTGGACGCTGGAGGCCTGGGTGCGCTCCCAGCTCGACGCGGTGGAGGCCGACCACCGGGTGCGCCGTGGATGA
- a CDS encoding BadF/BadG/BcrA/BcrD ATPase family protein → MRYWAIDAGGSGTTALLDDGTRWRRGSVNPASVGATAAEAGLDDLLRTVAGRLGPAPSAGWLATATLTADTPEHELDRLTARVERAGLGGTLVISRDIVPLLLAPPLSGRGVALVCGTGSGFLAADGTRPPVAVGGCEYLGSDEGSAFALGLDGLRAAVRAADGRGRPTALGPALTEHAGTPVDELARRLAAEPFPKAAVAALAAVVCRCWLEGDQVAAHVVHRALGELLRGVRAGRDAAGLTTAWSAALGGGVLAGCPELAEALRRRIAGELGADPPPVLVTDPPTAVLAALRAHTGTLPAAVAGRWAWQRRLTGERPRSAPAPAPPSPWPSADGGPL, encoded by the coding sequence GTGAGGTACTGGGCGATCGACGCCGGCGGCAGCGGCACCACGGCGCTGCTCGACGACGGCACCCGATGGCGACGCGGTTCGGTGAACCCGGCGTCCGTCGGGGCCACGGCCGCGGAGGCCGGCCTGGACGACCTGCTGCGCACCGTCGCCGGCCGACTCGGCCCCGCGCCCTCCGCCGGCTGGCTCGCCACCGCCACCCTCACCGCCGACACCCCTGAGCACGAACTCGACCGGCTCACCGCCCGGGTCGAGCGCGCCGGTCTCGGCGGAACCCTGGTGATCTCCCGCGACATCGTGCCGCTGCTCCTCGCACCGCCGCTCTCCGGACGCGGGGTGGCCCTGGTCTGCGGCACGGGCTCGGGCTTCCTCGCCGCGGACGGCACCCGGCCGCCGGTCGCCGTCGGCGGCTGCGAGTACCTCGGCAGCGACGAGGGCAGCGCCTTCGCCCTCGGGCTGGACGGTCTGCGCGCGGCCGTCCGCGCGGCCGACGGGCGCGGCCGGCCCACCGCGCTCGGCCCGGCACTCACCGAGCACGCGGGCACCCCGGTCGACGAACTGGCCCGGCGGCTCGCGGCCGAACCGTTCCCCAAGGCGGCCGTCGCCGCCCTGGCGGCCGTGGTCTGCCGCTGCTGGCTGGAGGGCGACCAGGTCGCCGCCCACGTCGTCCACCGCGCCCTGGGCGAACTCCTCCGGGGCGTCCGGGCCGGCCGGGACGCGGCCGGGCTCACCACCGCCTGGTCGGCCGCCCTGGGCGGCGGCGTCCTCGCCGGCTGCCCGGAACTCGCCGAGGCGCTGCGCCGCCGGATCGCCGGGGAACTCGGCGCCGACCCGCCGCCCGTCCTCGTCACCGACCCGCCCACCGCCGTCCTGGCCGCGCTCCGCGCCCACACCGGCACCCTGCCCGCCGCCGTCGCCGGCCGCTGGGCCTGGCAGCGGCGGCTGACCGGGGAACGACCGCGAAGCGCCCCGGCCCCCGCACCGCCGTCGCCCTGGCCGTCGGCCGACGGAGGGCCGCTCTGA